In the Pseudolabrys taiwanensis genome, one interval contains:
- a CDS encoding isocitrate lyase/PEP mutase family protein, translating into MAQDHIDTLRKLVAAKRGILMPGAANALSARIIADLGFEALYLTGAGLTNMHLGLPDYAFMDLTQLAEHTMAIRGITDLPLVVDADTGFGNALNVGRTVVTLERAGASAIQIEDQVMPKRCGHFDGQEVIPATEMVGKIKAAVDARRDGVLIVARTDARSAEGFEAAIERGHKYIEAGADILFVEAPKSADELRRIPQRLPTPHILNMVIGGKTPITDAKMAGEMGFHLVLYANVALQGAIKGMQAALGALRERGAVDEALGLTATFAERQRLVGKPHFDTLSKRYATQ; encoded by the coding sequence ATGGCCCAAGACCACATCGATACCCTGCGTAAGCTCGTCGCCGCCAAACGCGGCATCCTCATGCCCGGCGCCGCCAATGCGCTGTCGGCGCGCATCATCGCCGATCTCGGCTTCGAAGCGCTGTATCTGACCGGCGCCGGCTTGACCAACATGCATCTCGGTCTGCCGGACTATGCGTTCATGGATCTGACGCAGCTCGCCGAGCACACGATGGCGATCCGCGGCATCACCGACCTGCCGCTCGTCGTCGACGCCGACACCGGCTTCGGCAACGCGCTCAATGTCGGCCGCACGGTGGTGACGCTCGAGCGCGCCGGCGCCAGCGCGATCCAGATCGAAGATCAGGTGATGCCGAAGCGTTGCGGTCATTTCGACGGGCAGGAGGTGATCCCCGCCACGGAGATGGTCGGCAAGATCAAGGCGGCGGTCGACGCGCGGCGCGACGGCGTGCTGATCGTCGCACGCACGGACGCGCGTTCGGCGGAAGGCTTCGAGGCGGCGATCGAGCGCGGCCACAAATACATCGAAGCCGGCGCCGACATCCTGTTCGTCGAAGCGCCGAAAAGCGCGGACGAGCTGCGCCGCATTCCGCAACGGCTGCCGACGCCGCACATCTTGAACATGGTCATCGGCGGCAAGACGCCGATCACCGACGCCAAAATGGCCGGCGAGATGGGCTTTCATCTCGTGCTCTATGCCAATGTCGCCCTGCAGGGCGCGATCAAGGGCATGCAGGCGGCGCTCGGGGCGTTGCGCGAGCGCGGCGCCGTCGACGAAGCGCTCGGCCTCACCGCGACCTTCGCCGAGCGCCAGCGGCTCGTCGGCAAACCACACTTCGACACGCTCTCCAAACGCTACGCGACCCAATAA
- a CDS encoding Bug family tripartite tricarboxylate transporter substrate binding protein — MLRRTLLVAASMLVCAATVPAARAEWPERPIRWVVPFGPGGANDLIARVAAEAVRKQLGQTIVIENRPGAGAVVGTAAVAKAAPDGYTFLIGAAGVITNSMLIKNLSYKDEELVPVGMIAVAPSTIVVHPSVPASNMKEFVAWAKAQGEKGVTWATAGSGSTPHFVAEMVKDATGIAMTIVPFRSGNDGVNAVLSNTASATSEASIVVLPQIQAGLLKPIATTYKKRISAYPSLPTTAEQGYPSIEIGHWAGLLAPRGTPQPIIDKMNAAIQAGMKTQEAIDKLSPSGIEPAAGSVADFAAFIDTERKRLGAIAVKAKMGEQ, encoded by the coding sequence ATGTTACGCAGGACTCTGCTTGTTGCCGCATCGATGCTGGTCTGTGCCGCCACTGTGCCGGCGGCGCGCGCCGAATGGCCGGAGCGGCCGATCCGTTGGGTGGTGCCGTTCGGACCCGGCGGCGCCAACGATCTCATCGCGCGCGTCGCCGCCGAGGCGGTTCGCAAGCAGCTCGGCCAGACGATCGTGATCGAGAACCGCCCGGGCGCCGGCGCGGTGGTCGGCACCGCCGCCGTCGCCAAAGCCGCGCCGGACGGCTACACGTTCCTGATCGGCGCCGCCGGCGTCATCACCAACAGCATGCTGATCAAGAACCTCTCCTACAAGGACGAGGAACTGGTCCCGGTCGGCATGATCGCGGTCGCGCCGTCGACCATCGTCGTGCATCCGAGCGTGCCGGCCTCGAACATGAAGGAGTTCGTCGCCTGGGCGAAGGCGCAGGGCGAGAAAGGCGTGACCTGGGCGACCGCCGGCTCCGGCTCAACGCCGCATTTCGTCGCCGAGATGGTGAAGGACGCGACCGGCATCGCCATGACCATCGTGCCGTTCCGCAGCGGCAATGACGGCGTCAACGCGGTTCTGTCTAACACCGCGTCGGCGACGTCGGAAGCCAGCATCGTCGTGCTGCCGCAGATCCAGGCCGGTCTCCTGAAGCCGATCGCGACCACCTACAAGAAGCGCATCAGCGCTTATCCCTCGCTGCCGACCACGGCGGAGCAGGGTTATCCGTCGATCGAGATCGGTCATTGGGCGGGCTTGCTTGCGCCGCGCGGCACGCCGCAGCCGATCATCGACAAGATGAACGCGGCTATCCAGGCCGGCATGAAGACCCAAGAAGCGATCGACAAGCTCTCGCCGAGCGGCATCGAGCCGGCCGCCGGTTCCGTCGCCGACTTCGCCGCCTTCATCGACACCGAGCGCAAGCGCCTGGGCGCCATCGCCGTGAAGGCGAAGATGGGCGAGCAATAG